The Scatophagus argus isolate fScaArg1 chromosome 20, fScaArg1.pri, whole genome shotgun sequence genome window below encodes:
- the LOC124052046 gene encoding transmembrane protein 250: MPVIPIPRRVRSFHGPHTTCMHSACGSTHASKLVRTKYNNFDLYLRSRCMYSFLRFLLYFGCSLLTSLLWVALSALFFLQYVSVRVLLRLQYKLSVILLLLGHRRLDFGVLNDLIIYSMQITMFLVGGLGWCFMVFVDM, translated from the coding sequence ATGCCTGTGATCCCCATCCCACGGCGGGTGCGCAGCTTCCATGGCCCCCACACCACCTGCATGCACTCGGCCTGTGGGTCGACGCATGCTTCCAAGCTAGTGCGCACCAAGTACAATAACTTTGACCTCTACCTGCGCTCACGGTGCATGTACAGCTTCCTCCGGTTCCTCCTCTACTTTGGTTGCAGTCTGCTGACCTCCCTGCTCTGGGTGGcgctctctgctctcttcttccTGCAGTACGTCAGCGTGCGGGTGCTCCTGCGGCTGCAGTACAAACTGTCTGTCATCCTGCTGTTGTTGGGGCACAGGCGCCTAGACTTTGGGGTGCTTAATGACCTGATCATCTACAGCATGCAGATCACCATGTTTTTGGTGGGAGGGCTCGGCTGGTGCTTCATGGTGTTCGTGGACATGTAG